The DNA segment ATGACCGGACGACCCTCTTCGACGACCACGGCCGCTGTGATCACCGACACCGTGGGTACCGGAGCATCAGCGACTGACACGGCGGCAGCCACGGCCATCGCGGACGCCGCCTGGTTCCCCTGGCCGTCAAGCGGGTCGGGCAGGGCCGGACCGATGCGCACCGACACGGCGTTGACCGGTCCAACCGTGTAGCCGGCCGGGTTCTGCTGGAGCGAGCCGGTCACCACCTCGTTGACCTCTGTGGTCGAGCCGGCATAGCCATGGTCGGCCTGCCAGGCAGCCAGTCCCGACCGGGTCTCCTCGGTGTAGAGGCCGTCCACCACGCCAACCACATAGCCGCCGCCGTCTAGGACCTGTTCCAGTTGATGGACGTCATGTCCCTCGGAACCGACATCCAACTGGCGGTAGAAGGCGAAGTCCCCGGCTACGGCAACGGTCTGCCGGCCGTCAATGGTGAACAGGGGGTCACCGGCATTCACTGTCTGGCCGTCCTCTACCGCGATACCGCTGACCTGGCCGGCGGTGGCCGACGTGATCGTCTGCAACAGGTCGCGTCGCAGTTCCCCGCGCACCGTGATCTCGTCAGTCAGGGTCCGCACACTCACCGTCTCGGCGATGGCCCGGTCTACGCCGGGACCCGTCGGTGCCTCGTCGGCCCACGGCTGCCAGACGACTAGGCCGGCGGCCGCGCCACCGACCAGGATGAGCAGGGTCAGGATCTTTTTCATGCGCGGCCTCTCCGAGGGGAGTGGAGGGGGCCGTCAAAGCGGCACCCCGATCGGTAGGTAGTCACTGGTCGTCGTTCAGGCTTAGCTCGCTGATGCAATCTCGGATGTCACCCATGTCTAAGTCGCCGTCCGGCCCCCGGAAGTCGTCGCCGGGACCCAGCGAGCCTTCCTCGTCGGGCACCGGGTCACTCACAACCCAACCCTTCTGGCGGAGGCACCCCAACATGGCAATGAACTGCTCGTTGTCCTCCCGGATCTGGTCTGGTGTGCGGCCCGTCCGCGAGGTCTGGAACTCCTGCATGGCGGCAAGGATGCCCGACCGTCCCGCGCACAGCACTAGCGCATCGATGTAGGCGGGTTGGTTGACGGGGTCACCGGCTCCGAGTTCCGGGTTGGGTTGTCCGATGAAGGCAACGCCCTCGTCGGACAGGCAACCGTTGAACTCCTCTACAGCGTCCATCATCCGGATCCCCGGGTGGATTTCGTCTTCGGCCAGGGGGATCGTCTCCTTGGCCGGCTCCACTGTGGTCGTAGTAGTGGTCTCAACTGCCGGTTCCTCAGCAACACTCGTCTCCGAAGCCGTGGCCTCCTCAGCAACACTCGTCTCCGAAGCCGTGGCCTCCTCAGCTACCTCGATGGTCGTCGGAGCCACTGTCGTCGTGGTGGTCGTGGTCGTCGTTGTGGTGGTGCTAACCACGATCTCTGTGGGACCGTCCTCGGCAAGAAGGGTCACCGTCTGGGCCGTCTCACCGCCCCCACCGCAACCCGCGGCCACGAGGAGAAGGACGACCGGGGTCGACCACCGCTTGCAGTTCCTCACGATCCATTCTCCTGTTCTCCGGCCAGCGAAGTCTCGCTGACGCAGTCCCTGATCTCCCCGGTATCGACGTCTCCGTCGGCGCTGGAGAACTGGTCGCCGGGATTGAGTAGACCATTCTCGTCGGGTGAAAGCTCCCCGATGAGCCATCCCTTGGACCGCAGGCAGTCGGCCAAGAGGATGAAATTCTCGTTCTCTTGGCGGATCTCCTCCGGTGTCAGGTCGGACCGGGACGTCTGGAATTCCTGGAAGGCCTGGGAGATTCCGGTACGGGAGTTGCAGAACTGGAGGGCCTGGAGGTACGCGGGCTGGTTGACCGGGTCGTTGGCGCCGAGGTCGGGATTGGGAAATCCCATCCACTCGTAGCCCTCGGTAGCCAGGCAGGAGTTGAAGTCGTCAAGAGCTCCCATGAGTTTCACGCCCGGATTGATGTTCTCCTCGGCCAGGGGAACGGTCTCCTTAGTCGGGGTGACGGTCGTCGTAGTCGTCGTAGTTGTCGTGGTTGTCGTCGGGGCGACGGCCGTCGTGGACGTCACCTGAGCTTCGGCAGTAGTCGTAGGGGCGGGGGTTTCAGCCGCTGTCTCCGTGGATTCGTCACCGACTGACCGGTCGCCGTCGCTATCCGTCGCGTCGGTTCTGGCGGCCTCCGTAGGGGGCGCCGCGTCAGACGCGCTATCGGTCTCCTCGGAGGCTGGGGTTGCGATGACCGTCGTCGGGGTTACGGCCGCGATGGTCGAGGCAACTGGAACGGTGGTCGTGGCAGCACCGAACCCTGCCGGGACCACGATCTCGGTGGCCTGGTCAGCCGACAGGACGACCACGGACCGGGCCTTCTCGTGCGCTGGCCCATCGGCCGCGCAGGCCGCGAGGACCAGGAGCAGGCCGCAGGACGACCAGGCAAGGTGTTGCATCCGAGGGAACGCTAACGACGCCCGAACGGATGTCAGGTATTGGCCTAGTGAGGATCACTAAGAACATTCTCAGGGACCCGTGGTAGGGCGATGTTGGGGACCAAGGACGATTCCATTAGGTGCCGCCACGGGAGATAAGAGAAACGAAAGACCGAGCGTGGCCCGGGAGGGTAAGCCCTCCTAGCCTCGGCCCGTGGCCGACTTCTTCCAGAACGGGGTGATCGCCACCCTGCACGACCTTGGTCGCCGGACAACGGCGGACCTGGAGCAGGACCTGAAGGCGTGGAGCGACGACCGCCCAATGTCCCTGGTTATCCCGTGCCTGGTCTCCGACCTTGACGGCTCCGCCCTCGAGCGGATTCTCGACGAGTTGGCTGCCGTGCCGTACCTCGAGGAGGTGGTCGTCGGGCTGGACCAGGCCCACGCTGAGGACTTTGCCCGGGCCCGGAACCTCTTCTCACGACTCCCCCAGCACCACAGAATTCTCTGGAACGACGGGCCGCGCCTCCAAGCGTTGCAGGCCGAGCTCGCGGACCACGACCTCCCCCCGGGCCCGCCCGGAAAGGGGCGGAACGTCTGGTCCTGCCTTGGCTACTTCCTGGCCACCGGACGCGGAGAGATTGTGGCCCTCCATGACGCTGACATCCGTGACTACGACCGGTCCCTCCCAGCCCGCCTCCTCACACCGATTGCCCACCCGTCAAGGCGGTTCGGCTTTGCCAAGGGCTACTACCACCGGATATCGCGGGGGGCGGGCCCCGACGACCACCTATACGGGCGGGTGACGCGGTTGTTCGTCACTCCCCTAGTCCGCGCCCTGGCCGTCACCCTCGGCAACCGCCGCTATCTGAACTACCTGGACAGCTTCCGCTATCCGCTGGCCGGCGAGTGCGCCATGTCAATGGACGTGGCCGAAACGCTCCGGGTGCCGTCGGACTGGGGCTTCGAGATCGGGGTGCTGGCCGAGGTCTACCGCCGCCTCCCTGCCGGCCGGATCTGCCAGGTGGAGATGTCCGGGGCCTACGACCACAAGCACCGCGACCTCTCCTCCCACAACCCGGACAGTGGCCTCCACCGGATGAGCGTCGACATTGCCCGGGCTGTCTACCGGACGCTCGCCACCTCCGGGGTGGTGCTAACCGCCGAGGGATTCCGATCACTGGAGGCGGCCTACGACCGGACGGCGGTCGACCTCGTGGACCGCTACGAGGCCGATGCGGTGTTCAACGGCCTGGCCTTCGACCGGCACGCCGAGGAAGCGGCCATCCAGGTGTTCGCCGGGGCTGTGGTCCGGGCCGGTGAGGAGTTCCTGGAGGACCCGCTGGAGACCTCCTTCCTTCCCAGCTGGTCCCGGGTCCGGTCCGAGCTCCCCGACCTGCCGGACCGCCTGGTGGCCGCCGTGGAAGCCGACAACCGGACTTAGGCCCTCGTGCCGAACGCGAGCCGGCCCGCCGGTTTCGGCGGGCCGATGCTGCGGTGGAGGTGATGAGAATCGAACTCACGACCTCTACGTTGCGAACGTAGCGCTCTAGCCAACTGAGCTACACCCCCGCGAACGGGACGATCGTAGCGGGACGCCCTGTCGGACCGGCCGGGGCGCCGGGAGGGTCCTCAGTTGGCCTGTCGGCTCAGGACAGCCTCGTCGCGCATGGCCACCGAGCCGCTGTGGCCGACCACCAAGGGGCCGGCGGAGCGGAAGGGAACCACGGTAGCCGCCCGTTCGGCCTCCAACTGGTGTCGTTGAGTGACCAGCACCGCGTAAACCACGAGGACCACATCCACCAGGAAGTGCACCACCCAGACGGCGCCACCTACCGCTACGCCACCGAGGAAAGTGAAGACGGCTATACCGGCCATAGCCAAGAGGAGGTCACGTCGCCGGCGGCGAGCCGAGCCGACGTTGCCGGGCACCGAGGTAGCGGCCCTCCGCACAGACCGGAGCCGGCGGCCGTCGATGCGTCCAGCGGCCACAAGGGCCACCACCGGACGTCCGAGGCGGTGACGGTGTCTGACGACCTGCGGCCCGAGCACCGCCGCCCACAGCACTCCGAGCCCCAGCAGGATTAGCACCGGATTCTTCCCTCTCCGCCATCCGTGACGTACAGAGGCACCGTACCGCTCGACCCCTGTCAGATGGTGGATTTCCACGCGCGTAGAGCGCGACAATTCGCGCATAGCGCGCGTAAGCGGCGGGGCGGGACCTAGTTGGCGGTGGGCATTGACGGTCAGGCCGGGCGGTGCCAGTCGCCGGAGCGGCCTCCCGACTTCTCCACGAGGCCCAACGCCTCCACCTGCATGGCCCGGTCGCGGGCCTTGCACATGTCGTAGACGGTCAGGGCGGCCACCGAGCAGGCCGTCAACGCCTCCATCTCCACGCCGGTCCGGTCCACCGTCTCGGCCGTGGCCTCGATGTCTACCCATGAAGGGCCGGGGGTCAGGTCGACCTGCACTGAGCTCAACATCAGCGGATGGCAGAGCGGGATCAACTCGGAGGTCCGCTTGGCCGCCTGAATCCCGGCCACTCGGGCCACGGCCAGCACGTCGCCCTTAGCCACCGTGCCGTCGGCCAGGGCCTGGGCCGTCTCCTCCTGCATGGTCACCCTCGCCCGGGCCACGGCACGGCGTTGGGTGACCTCCTTGCCGCCCACGTCGACCATCCGGGCCCGCCCCTCGGAGTCCAGATGGGTGAAGCCCTCGTCGCTCACCGGACTTACCCGCCGATCTGGGACATGGACCGGGCCGGTCGGATGAACTCCACCTGGCCGATCCCGTGCCCGGCCCACTTGGCCCGGACTGCACCTTCCAGGAGTTCCCCCACCTCGTCGTCAGACGCACCGGAGCGCAGCAGGGACTGCAGGTCGAACTCGTCGACCGCGAACAGGCAGTTCCGGAACCGTCCGTCAGCCGTCAGGCGGATCCGGTCGCACGAGTCACAGAAACTCCGGGTCACACTGGCCACCACCCCGATCCGTCCACCACCGTCGACGTACCGGAAGCGGCTGGCCGGAGCCGAAGTCCTCGGTACCGGCTCCAGTGGGAAGGTCTCACCGATACGGGCCACGATCTCCTCCAGGCCCACCACGGCGTCGTCTGACCAGGCCCGGTCGGCATCCAGCGGCATGAACTCGATGAACCGGACCTCCACACTGCGATCCCGGCCGAAGCGGGCGAAGTCGACCAGTTCGTCGTCGTTGACGCCCCGCATGACCACCACGTTGATCTTCACGGGGTCCAGCCCCGCCTCGAGGGCGGCGTCGATTCCGTCCAGCACGCGGTCCAGGTCATCGCGCAACGTCATCTCGGCGAAGCGATCGGCCCGTAGCGAATCCAGCGACACGTTGATCCGGGTCAGACCGGCGGCGGCCAGGCCGGGAGCCATCCGGCGCAGGGTGGCTCCGTTGGTCGTCATCGAGAGGTCCACCGGTAGTTCGGAAAGCATCTGGACGAGGCCCGGCAAGTTGGCCCGAATGGTCGGCTCGCCCCCGGTGAGGCGGATGCTCTCCACGCCGTAACGCTCGACCAGTAGCCGGGCGGTGCGCGTGATCTCCTCGAAGGTAAGGAGGTCCTCGCGGTCCAGCCACTGCAGCCCCTCGGCCGGCATGCAGTAGGTGCAGCGGAAGTTGCACCGGTCGGTTACCGAGATGCGAAGGTCTCGGTGAACCCGCCCAAAGGTGTCGATCAACTGTCGGACCACGGGGCCAGCGTACGGCGCCGCATCGACGCCCGTTGTGGCCGGGCCACCGGGTCAACCCAGCAGCAGGACCTCCACCTCGTCGCCGTCCGTCACGCCGTCACCGTCGGGGAGCACGGCAAGGCCGGTCGCTGCGGCCATGGCCGTGAGCTGGTGGGAGCCTTGCCCCCCGGCCGAAGAGATGTAGGTCATGTCGTCACGGGTTGACACCACCACACGGGCGAAGTGGACCTTGCCGTCGGGCCGGCGCCGGAGGTCACCCTCGACGACGGCTCGAACCCGGGGGCGGTCCAAATCGCGACGGCCCGCCATGGCCCGCAGCGCCGGTCGGGCGAACAACTCGAAGGAGACCATCGAAGAGACCGGGTTACCGGGCAGGCCGAAGACCGGCACTCCGTCTACCAGACCGAAGGCCAGCGGCTTGGCGGGCTTGATGGCCACCTGCATCCATCGCATGTC comes from the Acidimicrobiales bacterium genome and includes:
- a CDS encoding biotin/lipoyl-binding protein — its product is MKKILTLLILVGGAAAGLVVWQPWADEAPTGPGVDRAIAETVSVRTLTDEITVRGELRRDLLQTITSATAGQVSGIAVEDGQTVNAGDPLFTIDGRQTVAVAGDFAFYRQLDVGSEGHDVHQLEQVLDGGGYVVGVVDGLYTEETRSGLAAWQADHGYAGSTTEVNEVVTGSLQQNPAGYTVGPVNAVSVRIGPALPDPLDGQGNQAASAMAVAAAVSVADAPVPTVSVITAAVVVEEGRPV
- the moaC gene encoding cyclic pyranopterin monophosphate synthase MoaC, coding for MVDVGGKEVTQRRAVARARVTMQEETAQALADGTVAKGDVLAVARVAGIQAAKRTSELIPLCHPLMLSSVQVDLTPGPSWVDIEATAETVDRTGVEMEALTACSVAALTVYDMCKARDRAMQVEALGLVEKSGGRSGDWHRPA
- the moaA gene encoding GTP 3',8-cyclase MoaA, translated to MVRQLIDTFGRVHRDLRISVTDRCNFRCTYCMPAEGLQWLDREDLLTFEEITRTARLLVERYGVESIRLTGGEPTIRANLPGLVQMLSELPVDLSMTTNGATLRRMAPGLAAAGLTRINVSLDSLRADRFAEMTLRDDLDRVLDGIDAALEAGLDPVKINVVVMRGVNDDELVDFARFGRDRSVEVRFIEFMPLDADRAWSDDAVVGLEEIVARIGETFPLEPVPRTSAPASRFRYVDGGGRIGVVASVTRSFCDSCDRIRLTADGRFRNCLFAVDEFDLQSLLRSGASDDEVGELLEGAVRAKWAGHGIGQVEFIRPARSMSQIGG